From Bradyrhizobium sp. 4:
CTGCGGCTGGCGCTGGGACCCCGGATCATGCGGGCCGACACGGCCGCAGTGGCCGCGCTGGCGCTGGTGCAGGCGGTGCTGGGCGACTGGGCTGGCGAACGCGGCTAAGGCACGTTGCTATTCGCCTCGTAGCGATCGGTTTAGGGTCTCCGAAGGCAACTCTCCGAAAGCCTCTCTGTAGCTCGCTGCGAACTCGCTGAGATGCCAGAAACCATGCGCAAGCGCACAGGACTTCACACTCCGGCCCGCTCGACCGGTGCGCAGTTGCTTGCGCACCGACCAGAGGCGTAAGACCCGGCTATAGCGATGTGGGCTCATGCCGCAGATGGCCCGTGTCGCACTCTGGAGAGTCCGGACCGACACGCCCGCCTGCTCCGCCAGTTCGGTCGTCTTGTGCCAGATCATCAGATCGCGCCGAATCAGTTTCTCCATATCAGCTACGATCCGGCGATAATGCTCGGCGGTGGATGAGACAGGTCCGCTTGCGACGCTGGACCAGATCGCCGCGTCCATCGTGCTGAGCAGTGACTGTTCGACAAATTTTTGCGAAGCTGGCTCGTTCAAGAAGTCTGGGTCATTTGCTGCGGTTTCAAGCGAGATCGAGATCAGACGGCGCAGCGAGGCAAGCACGTCCGGCGCCGGATTCAGCAAATGGCATCCATCGCCCAATTCAGGCAATGGCTCCCGCCCGGATGGACTGAAGTAGACCACTGCCAGCAGACGCCCCTCCGGCTCATGCACCAGGCAATCTGAATCACCTTTCAATACGAGGACAGAACCGCCCATCGATTGCCCGTTGATGCGGGCAGAGGTCACGTGATCCATCGGTACCGCCACTGCGGCAGCATTGGTGAACTGATAGCCTCGAATGATCCGGGGGAAGGTTTTCAACAGCGACAGGGTCAGGGTCGGCAAGGTGAGCCGGGCACGCATGATCGCTGTCACCCCGGCCGACAACGGCATGCTCGATGCGCCGGCGTATTTCTCGGTCTCGCCGAAATGATCGATGTCATACGAATTGAGCTCGAGCGCCGAGGACGGCTTGAGATCCTGGAACGACATCAAGCGATCCGCCGCTCTCTTTTGCATTCCCTCGCGAGCAGGGACTAGACGGCTTTGATCCATGTTCTGCTGCTTACTTGGCCTTCTTGGAAACGGCGATTTAGCGCCACGCAAATCATCCGGCCCGTTGACGCCGGCGCGCCGCAGTCGCGGAGCATTGAGATGGCATGAACGATCAGAAGGTCGAGTGGATCGAATTCGTCTTAGTGCCGGAACATGTCTCAGATCGAAAACAGCATATAGGCCAGCGTGTGTCGCGCGACCGGATACCATCGGTTGCGTTGCACATGAATCGGAAACCAACTCGCATTGTAAACGAAGGCTCTGCGAACGGATCGTCCCCCTACCCAAATTGAGTATGCTACCGGTGGAGCATTCTCAAACGGGCCGAGCAGCTCGCGGATGGGGGTGAGTCCGAAGGCGGCCGGAGCTTTCCGCCCCAGGCGACCCATTCCTCGTGGAGGCGCCCGGAGACGTCCTGGCCCGAAATGAATGAGGGTGAGGCCTCCCTACCTGTCCCGGTCGGGCGCAGCCTTCGGTATTATAATACCCCGAATCGATCCGAGACCTGATTTGGGCTTCGCCTCCTGTGATGACCGCGCCTCGCTCCGACGCTGTTAAGCGATTGATCCTTTGGAGGTCGAAACCGCTTTCGGGCCATGCTAAGGCCTGCGGCAATTCGCTCCCCTTGCTTGCCCTGCCCGGTTCCACCGGGACGATGGACCCCTGAGATGACCGCGACCGCCACCTCACATGCTGCCGGCTCCGCCGCCTGGGCGGATACGCTGCTGCTGTCGTTCGCGCAGGCCGGCTATGTCAGGGCCGAGCCCGCGATCCTGCAGCCGGCCGAACCGTTCCTGGATCTCTCCGGCGAGGACATCCGCAAGAGCCTGTACCTGACCACCGACCTCTCCGGCGAGGAGCTCTGCCTGCGTCCGGATCTGACCATTCCGGTGGCCCGCGATTACCTCAGCTCTGGCCGTGCCGGCCAGCCGGCCGGGTTCAGCTATCTCGGTTCGGTGTTCCGCTACCGCAATGGCCAGAGCAGCGAATTCCTGCAGGCCGGCATCGAATCGTTCGGCCGTCAGGACCGCGCCGCAGCCGACGCCGAGATGCTGGCGCTGGCGCTGGAGGCGACCGCCGCGTTCGGCGTCCGCGACGTCGAGATTCGCACCGGCGACGTGGCGCTGTTCAACGCGCTGCTCGACGCGCTCGACCTCTATCCGGTCTGGCGCCGCCGCCTGGTCAAGGATTTCAACCGCAAGATCAGCCTGGAGCAGGATCTGGAGCGGCTGGCGGCCGCGACCACCGCGACCCGCAGCGAATATGAGGGCGTGCTCGCGGCGCTCGCCGGCTCCGACCGCAAGGCGGCACTCGCTTTCGTCACCGATCTGATGTCGATCGCCGGCACCACCAATGTCGGCGGCCGCACCACCGCCGAGATTGCCGACCGCTTCCTCGAGCAGTCGACGCTGAAGGGCGGCGCGCTGCCGCGCGAGGCCATCGCCGTGCTCAAGCGTTTCCTGTCGATATCGGGTAACCCCGACGACGCCGTCGCCGAGCTGCGCGCGCTCACCAATGATGCAAAGCTCGACCTCAGTGCTGCGATCGACCAGTTCGAAAGCCGGGTCGGCTTCATGGCCGCGCGCGGCATCGATGTGAAGGGGACGCGGTTTTCGACCGCGTTCGGGCGCGGGCTCGACTACTACACCGGCTTCGAATTCGAGCTGCATCACCGCGGCAACGGCGCCGAGCCGCTGGTTGCCGGCGGCCGCTATGACGGGCTGATGACCCAGCTTGGATCGGCCGAGCCGATCCCGGCGGTCGGTTTCTCGGTCTGGGTGGATGCGCTGACCCGGATCGGCCGCAAGGTGGGAGCTTAAGTCATGAGCGCGCCATTCGTTCTGGCCGTTCCCTCCAAGGGCCGCCTGCAGGAAAACACCGAGGCCTTCTTCGCCCGCGCCGGGCTGAAGCTGTCGAAGGCGGGCGGCGCCCGCGACTATCGCGGCACGCTCGCGGGCCTCGACAATGTCGAGGTCGCCTATCTCTCGGCGAGCGAAATCGCCTCGCAACTGTCCCGCGGCTCGGCGCATCTCGGCGTCACCGGCGAGGATCTGGTGCGCGAGACCATCGCGGACGCCGACAAGCGCGTCTCCCTGATCGAAGGCCTCGGCTTCGGCTATGCCGACGTCGTCGTCGCGGTGCCGCAGGCGTGGATCGACGTCCGCACCATGGCCGACCTCGACGACGTCACCACCGGCTTCCGCGAGCAGCATCACATGCGCATGCGGGTCGCGACCAAGTTCATCAACCTCGCCCGCGCCTTCTTCCAGAGCCAGGGCATCACCGATTACCGCATCGTCGAAAGCACGGGCGCGACCGAAGGCGCGCCGGCCGCCGGCAGCGCCGAGTTGATCGTCGACATCACCACGACCGGCGC
This genomic window contains:
- a CDS encoding helix-turn-helix domain-containing protein is translated as MSFQDLKPSSALELNSYDIDHFGETEKYAGASSMPLSAGVTAIMRARLTLPTLTLSLLKTFPRIIRGYQFTNAAAVAVPMDHVTSARINGQSMGGSVLVLKGDSDCLVHEPEGRLLAVVYFSPSGREPLPELGDGCHLLNPAPDVLASLRRLISISLETAANDPDFLNEPASQKFVEQSLLSTMDAAIWSSVASGPVSSTAEHYRRIVADMEKLIRRDLMIWHKTTELAEQAGVSVRTLQSATRAICGMSPHRYSRVLRLWSVRKQLRTGRAGRSVKSCALAHGFWHLSEFAASYREAFGELPSETLNRSLRGE
- a CDS encoding ATP phosphoribosyltransferase regulatory subunit, whose protein sequence is MTATATSHAAGSAAWADTLLLSFAQAGYVRAEPAILQPAEPFLDLSGEDIRKSLYLTTDLSGEELCLRPDLTIPVARDYLSSGRAGQPAGFSYLGSVFRYRNGQSSEFLQAGIESFGRQDRAAADAEMLALALEATAAFGVRDVEIRTGDVALFNALLDALDLYPVWRRRLVKDFNRKISLEQDLERLAAATTATRSEYEGVLAALAGSDRKAALAFVTDLMSIAGTTNVGGRTTAEIADRFLEQSTLKGGALPREAIAVLKRFLSISGNPDDAVAELRALTNDAKLDLSAAIDQFESRVGFMAARGIDVKGTRFSTAFGRGLDYYTGFEFELHHRGNGAEPLVAGGRYDGLMTQLGSAEPIPAVGFSVWVDALTRIGRKVGA
- the hisG gene encoding ATP phosphoribosyltransferase — protein: MSAPFVLAVPSKGRLQENTEAFFARAGLKLSKAGGARDYRGTLAGLDNVEVAYLSASEIASQLSRGSAHLGVTGEDLVRETIADADKRVSLIEGLGFGYADVVVAVPQAWIDVRTMADLDDVTTGFREQHHMRMRVATKFINLARAFFQSQGITDYRIVESTGATEGAPAAGSAELIVDITTTGATLAANGLRVLDDGVILRSQANLVASRDADWSPKARETARIILDHIAARARANKYREVRTRFRQCDAAMLTEAHERFGVEAAFGGPTSSGMLTLHCPPGQLYALASFLRTHGAETVSVVSLDYVFDRDNPLFARLEAFLRQ